The nucleotide sequence ACCCACACCGGAGTGTCCATAAGCCCGGCGGCAGGAACGCCCCAGGATTTTACCAACCCCGTGATATACAGTGTAACAGCGGGGGACGGCACGATCCAGCCTTATACCGTGACCGTACTGCTTGGTACCGAATCCGATACAGACCCTGATACAGACCCTGATACATCCGATCCAGGTACAGATGATCCTGATACAGGATATCCTACGATAGATCCTGATGCACCATTTGGCATAGGGCTGATAGCCATTACATTTACCGGCCCGGCGGATGAAACTATAACCCTAACCGGCATAACGGATGGCGCGACACTTTCCTGGCTTACGGACACTCTAAGCCTATCCGTTGACACCAATGATTTTCCCGGCGCACTGTATCAGTGGTATCAGGACGGGCGCCTCATATCCGAGGCGGCCACCTATAGTGTTGCCGGTTCGGAATTTACCCTGGGAGAGCATCAGGTGATGCTGCAGATTACTCTGCCGACACAGGTGGCGTATTCGAAGGTTCTTACCTTTAGTGTAGATTGAACGTTCCCGGTGAAGCCATGCGCTGATTGGGTTTCCGAAAGCACACAA is from Treponema primitia ZAS-1 and encodes:
- a CDS encoding lipoprotein, which translates into the protein MKKTMLVCSLVIGLLAVSCDFLIGPDTPVGKGNVTILVGDGSFRSGRAALPSSLTDQFRYEFTLTGAGQTIEKTIAPGVSSISLLVSLGEWNIATKAYTADGLLAGEGNETVTVSAGSKSVSIVMAVKDSFISKAITAFAITSPVEIPGIVDEAAKTVLVTAPYGTDITGMVTAITHTGVSISPAAGTPQDFTNPVIYSVTAGDGTIQPYTVTVLLGTESDTDPDTDPDTSDPGTDDPDTGYPTIDPDAPFGIGLIAITFTGPADETITLTGITDGATLSWLTDTLSLSVDTNDFPGALYQWYQDGRLISEAATYSVAGSEFTLGEHQVMLQITLPTQVAYSKVLTFSVD